The nucleotide sequence ATAAATTGCTTTTTCGATCGGGGGGATTCTAGAATAAAGCAGCGATAAGTTTAGAAGGGGCATGGCGCTCATTCTAAGTCTTGTGATTAATTTGCCATTTTGGCTCTATTAAAAGGACCTTAGCGCATGTCTGAACCGACAGCATTAAGTCTTATTCCACCTGTGGTGGTCCTGGTGTTAGCAATCGTGCTACGCCGCCCAATCCTTTCGTTAATTATTGGTGCTTTAGTGGGACTCGTTATGCTCGATCCCGCCAACTTACTCACTAACTTTACCGATATATCCCTTTCAGTGATGAGTGACGAGACTATTGGCTGGCTTATTCTAGTCTGTGGTGGCTTCGGTGCCTTGATCGCTTTATTGGTGAAAACTGGTGGGTCGATGGCATTTGGCCGTCATGCATTGAAGTTGGCTAAAGGCCCTAAGTCTTCACTGTTTATGACCTTTGTTTTAGGTGTTGTGATCTTTATCGATGATTACTTGAATGCCTTGACGGTTGGTTCAACCATGAAACGTGTGACCGATAAGTTTAAGGTCTCACGAGAGATGTTGGCTTATGTGGTGGATTCTACTGCAGCACCTATCTGTGTACTTGTACCGCTATCGACTTGGGCTGTGTTTTTCGGCGGACTGTTGGTTGATAACGGCGTTGCTGCTGAAGGGCAGGGCATTGCTGTCTACATGCAGGCTATTCCATATATGCTGTATGCCTGGTTAGCCGTTGCTATGGTGTTATTAGTGATCTTAGGGATAGTGCCAGCCTTTGGTCCTATGAAGAAAGCGCAACTAGCGGCTTCTCAAGGTGAACCCGCTTTAAAACAGATGGATCGGGATGAAGTACAAACTTCTGACGAATACGCTGTTAAAGCGATTGAAGATGAATTTAAACACGCCGATGATCAAGGCAAACTGCATAACTTTTTTGTACCTATTATCCTGCTCGTCGGGTTTACCGTCTATTTCGATATTGATGTATTAAAAGGGTTAGTCGCAACCTTGGCAATAACCTTGCCTTACTACGGTCTGCAAAAGTTGATGCCTCTGTCTGAGATGATGGAGCAGATGATCGATGGTTTTAAAAACATGCTTCCCGCTATTGGGACGGTGATCGCGGCATTTATCTTTAAAGATGTCTGCGATAAGCTGATGCTACCTCAGTATGTTATCGATAGTCTTAGCCCCTTTATGACACCAGAACTTCTGCCTGCTGTCGTGTTCCTAAGTATGTCAATATTGGCTTTTGCAACGGGGTCAAGTTGGGGGATTTTTGCCGTTTCAATTCCTATTGTAATGCCATTGGCACAGTCAGTAGATGCTAATATTCCCTTGGTCATTGGCGCTCTATTGTCAGCTTCCTCTTTTGGTAGTCAGGCGTGTTTCTATTCAGACTCCACGGTATTGGCGGCTCAAGGTTCAGACTGTAATTTGATCAGTCATGCTGTGACACAGCTCCCCTATGCCTTAATCGCAGCTGGCGTGGCTTTTGTCGGTTTTCTTTTCTTGGCATAAAGGTGTTTAGTGGGAACTTAGATTAAGACTTTTTTGATAAAGCAGAGCGCAGGCTCTGCTTTTTTTATGAAGATTATAGTGCTTGGTGATTACCGTCTTATAATCTCAATAAGCTAAATTAGAGGGGTTTAATGAAATCTATGTTAAGTTATGGTTAAATTCGTGTCTTAACAGTGTTTCAAAGGTACTTCTTTGGTGGTTGCTAAAAACAGATCAAATGTGTCAGATATTTTTATCAATTACTCGAATAAACTAAAGCGAGTCATTGGTCAAATTGTTAGACCTGACGATATCGATGATATTGTGCAAGACACTTTTGTTCGCAGTTATGAAGCAGAGCTAAAGCAAGAAATTAAGTATGTTCGTAGCTATATGCTTAAAACAGCAAAACATTTGGCATTGAATCATGTTGCTAAGTCGGCCTATAAATTCAATCACTCTATTGAAGAATTTGTTGAAACACCTATTGAACTTATCTCTACATCATTTGAATCTGAATTTGAAAGCAAAGAGCGTTTTTTGTTTTTTTGCCGCGCTACGGATCAGCTTTCTGGTTCTGTTCGAAAGTGTTTTATCTTGAAAAAGGTGTATGGTTTAAGTCAAAGTGAAATTGCAAAATTTCTTAATATTAGCGAAAGCACAGTCGAAAAGCATGTCGCGAAGGGCTTATTTAACAGCGTACAATATATGGAAAAAATGAGTGCTCATAGTACTCAATGTGATTCATCTGGTCGTGTTGCCGCTTCATTAGATAGATCATCAAGCAATCAAAATGATCAGTCTAATGTAAAAGAGTTTATCAGCAGATGAGTACAATCAAGCAGTTTTACAGTAAGGAATACCTCCAAGAGCAAGCCTCTTTGTGGATTAGTCGTATCGATAGAGGCTTGTCTGATACTGAAATAGAGTCATTGTCAAAATGGGTAGGCGAAAATAAGGCTAATCAAGATGCTTTGTTTGATATGGCCTCATATTGGGATGATTTAAGCGTCCTAAATGAGTTGAGTGTACTTTTTCCTCTTGAACAATCTAATGCTAAATCAAAATGGCGATTCCTTGCAATTGCTGCAAGTTTTCTGTTGCTCAGCTTTATTGGTGGGAACTGGATTTTTGATAGTCCGTTGTCCCAATTTATTCAGGGAGAATCCCAAGACTATGTACAGACGTTAACAACCCCTATAGGTCAGCAAACCACCTTTTCGATGCCAGATGGTACTCGAGTTTTATTAAATACAAACAGTGTTGTCGAAGTAAAATATTCATCAAACTATCGTCAACTTACCCTTGTGAGAGGGGAGGCTAAATTTGATGTGGCTAAAGATAAGTTGAGGCCATTTAGCGTTACTGTTGGTAAACAATCAGTTACTGCATTAGGCACTATTTTCAATGTACAGAAAAATAGTGAATTTGAGATGGAGTTAGTGGTTACTCACGGCAGAGTGTTGGTCACTTCAGCAGACAAGAGTATTGAACAAATCACCCAATCGTTGAAGAGTGCGTCGAAAGCAAGCTTACCAGGCCTATTAGTATCAACAGGTGAGAAGGTGGTGATTGCTGAAAACAGTAATCTAGCCATCGAAACTTTGCCGTTAGACCAAATGCAACGAGACCTGGCTTGGCAGCAAGGCATGCTTATTTTTGAGGGGGAGCCCTTGTCGCAAGCATTAGATGATGTGAGCCGTTACACATCAGCCAAGTTTGATATTGTCGATCCTGAGTTATCGCAGTTGAAAGTGGCTGGGTATTTTAAAGCGGGCGATGTGGATGGGTTATTGGCTTCGTTAAACAGTAACTTTAGCATTGTTTTTGTTAAAGATAGTGACAACGTTATCCATTTAACGGCTGCTACTGACGCAAAGGTTAAAAAAAATTTAAAAGTACCATAGAGGATTTTTCTTTCTGAACTGTTTATTAATACTGCGTAGATGGCAAACATTGGTTTGTCCGAAGCAAATTACGATAATACAAACATGCTGCCTGATGCTGAGCTGTACGGTGTTATTTTTTACTCCGTATGCGTTAGCCGATAATTTGATTCGCTTTGATATTGATAAACAACGAGCTGATAAAGCCATTATTGAGTTTGCTAAACGGTCTAATCAAACGATAGTTTTTCCGTTTGATTTAACTAAAAAGCATGAATCAAATAATTTAAAAGGTTATTACTCAGTTACTTCCGGTTTAAAAAAATTACTAAATGGTACTGGATTAATCGCTGTTGTTAATCTCTCTGGTCTATTGAGCATTCAAGCTGATGAACAGGATAGGATAAATACAATAATGAAAAAAACAACAATTGCAGCGCTAATTCCTCTGGTGATAGGGACAACAACTCCGGTTGCACAAGCTGAAGATGCAGCACAACTTGAGGATGAAATTGAATCAATCTCGGTGATCGGCAGTCGTGTTCCCGGTCGAAGCTCAAATGAGTTGCCTGTTCCTGTCGATATTCTGACAGCTGAGGACTTGGCTAATACGGGTCAAACTGAAGTCGGACGCATGCTACAAGCTATCGCCCCTTCATTTAACTTTTCAAGTTCAGCAATCAGTGACGGTACGGATGCATTACGCCCGGCAACACTGCGTGGTCTAGGCCCTGATCAAACCTTAGTATTGATTAACGGCAAGCGACGTCACCAAGCGAGCCTTATCCACATCAATACATCCGTTGGTAGAGGCACTGCGGGTACCGACATGAATGCGATCCCAGTGGCTGCAATTAAGCGTAT is from Shewanella sp. MTB7 and encodes:
- a CDS encoding FecR family protein, which produces MSTIKQFYSKEYLQEQASLWISRIDRGLSDTEIESLSKWVGENKANQDALFDMASYWDDLSVLNELSVLFPLEQSNAKSKWRFLAIAASFLLLSFIGGNWIFDSPLSQFIQGESQDYVQTLTTPIGQQTTFSMPDGTRVLLNTNSVVEVKYSSNYRQLTLVRGEAKFDVAKDKLRPFSVTVGKQSVTALGTIFNVQKNSEFEMELVVTHGRVLVTSADKSIEQITQSLKSASKASLPGLLVSTGEKVVIAENSNLAIETLPLDQMQRDLAWQQGMLIFEGEPLSQALDDVSRYTSAKFDIVDPELSQLKVAGYFKAGDVDGLLASLNSNFSIVFVKDSDNVIHLTAATDAKVKKNLKVP
- a CDS encoding Na+/H+ antiporter NhaC family protein, which gives rise to MSEPTALSLIPPVVVLVLAIVLRRPILSLIIGALVGLVMLDPANLLTNFTDISLSVMSDETIGWLILVCGGFGALIALLVKTGGSMAFGRHALKLAKGPKSSLFMTFVLGVVIFIDDYLNALTVGSTMKRVTDKFKVSREMLAYVVDSTAAPICVLVPLSTWAVFFGGLLVDNGVAAEGQGIAVYMQAIPYMLYAWLAVAMVLLVILGIVPAFGPMKKAQLAASQGEPALKQMDRDEVQTSDEYAVKAIEDEFKHADDQGKLHNFFVPIILLVGFTVYFDIDVLKGLVATLAITLPYYGLQKLMPLSEMMEQMIDGFKNMLPAIGTVIAAFIFKDVCDKLMLPQYVIDSLSPFMTPELLPAVVFLSMSILAFATGSSWGIFAVSIPIVMPLAQSVDANIPLVIGALLSASSFGSQACFYSDSTVLAAQGSDCNLISHAVTQLPYALIAAGVAFVGFLFLA
- a CDS encoding RNA polymerase sigma factor, translating into MVAKNRSNVSDIFINYSNKLKRVIGQIVRPDDIDDIVQDTFVRSYEAELKQEIKYVRSYMLKTAKHLALNHVAKSAYKFNHSIEEFVETPIELISTSFESEFESKERFLFFCRATDQLSGSVRKCFILKKVYGLSQSEIAKFLNISESTVEKHVAKGLFNSVQYMEKMSAHSTQCDSSGRVAASLDRSSSNQNDQSNVKEFISR